The following proteins are co-located in the Neodiprion virginianus isolate iyNeoVirg1 chromosome 6, iyNeoVirg1.1, whole genome shotgun sequence genome:
- the LOC124307607 gene encoding major facilitator superfamily domain-containing protein 6 isoform X2, translating to MARFKLNYSQLPVKAHFFFFMAAMGPILPFLPVYGKQLGVSPVVMGSITAILPILFMIAKPMFGLLVDYFRSCRKVLFIALLAATSLAFMFLHFLPSLPGPILPEDHAFRGVSCSTMDACNFQEIEIPETCFSGRIINCNWTCSDSFSFTQPIYFAGDHRGNLSRSSTCLASRRVNVDYISSERQNETKIDCTTIENFDRDICNVTCERLEENLELSSCLYTSATFWGFVLLMSLGNIGFNISNCVSDAICFDVLGDDGQMGYGRQRVWGTIGFGVAAFLAGFAVDAWSQGQTKVYTPAFILIFIFTCLDLACCVKLELPIMSKSENILNDVWKLLRHKPIAIFLCFATLAGILDSFVIYFLFWYVEDLAETTGDMGQIKLIEGLIVAAETLGGEVIFFSLSGAILKKIGFGYSFVFCFCCYSLRLGLISLAPTPWWILPIEFFMQGPTYALCYTTIVAYASVVSPPGTSATVQGIVAGMDDGLGFAVGSLVGGILYKRIGGSRTLQLYSLGALVSASAYLMLHLLYLKDAMPKKGNREGIEYKCPNDAEDSNLDEKEITICQ from the exons ATGGCCAGGTTTAAGTTGAATTACAGTCAGCTGCCGGTGAAGGCgcacttcttcttcttcatggCCG CGATGGGACCGATCTTACCGTTTCTACCGGTTTACGGAAAACAGTTAGGTGTATCGCCGGTAGTGATGGGCAGCATAACTGCTATTCTGCCGATTTTGTTTATGATAGCAAAGCCGATGTTTGGTCTGCTCGTTGACTACTTCCGCTCTTGCCGGAAGGTACTCTTCATCGCTCTGCTTGCAGCGACCAGCTTGGCTTTCATGTTTCTACATTTCCTCCCTAGCCTACCGGGGCCCATTTTACCCGAAGATCATGCTTTCCGGGGAGTTTCCTGTTCGACAATGGACGCATGCAATTTCCAG GAAATCGAAATACCAGAGACCTGTTTTTCCGGACGAATTATCAACTGCAACTGGACTTGTTCAGACAGTTTCAGTTTCACTCAGCCCATCTACTTCGCCGGCGATCACAGAGGGAATTTATCCCGAAGTTCAACCTGTTTGGCAAGTAGACGGGTCAATGTTGATTATATTAGTTCCGAACGTCagaacgaaacgaaaattgaTTGCACTACGATCGAAAATTTCGATCGCGACATTTGTAACGTAACTTGCGAACGACTGGAGGAGAATCTCGAGTTGTCAAGCTGTCTTTACACCTCGGCAACGTTTTGGGGATTCGTGCTTCTCATGTCCCTCGGGAATATCGGCTTCAACATCTCCAACTGCGTCAGCGATGCAATCTGCTTTGACGTTCTcg ggGATGACGGACAGATGGGATATGGAAGGCAAAGGGTATGGGGAACGATTGGATTTGGTGTCGCAGCGTTTCTCGCTGGATTTGCCGTGGATGCGTGGTCTCAGGGTCAGACCAAAGTTTACACACCCGCCTTTAtcctcatttttattttcacctgcTTGGACCTTGCTTGCTGTGTCAAGTTGGAG CTACCAATCATGTCCAAATCGGAGAACATCTTAAATGACGTATGGAAGCTATTGCGTCACAAGCCAATTGCGATATTTTTGTGCTTTGCAACTCTGGCTGGAATTCTCGACAGTTTTGtcatttactttttattctg GTATGTCGAGGATCTAGCAGAGACAACGGGTGACATGGGACAGATAAAACTGATCGAGGGTTTGATTGTAGCTGCTGAAACTTTGGGAGGAGAAGTTATCTTCTTTTCCCTGTCTG GTgcaatattgaagaaaatcgGGTTCGGGTACAGTTTTGTATTCTGTTTCTGCTGCTACTCGCTTCGACTGGGTCTCATCTCCTTGGCACCGACTCCTTGGTGGATACTTCCAATCGAGTTTTTCATGCAGGGCCCGACTTACGCTCTCTGCTACACGACTATAGTCGCTTATGCAAGCGTCGTATCGCCCCCGGGAACCTCTGCAACAGTTCAAGGCATAGTTGCTGGAATGGACGACGGCTTAG GATTCGCAGTGGGAAGTCTAGTCGGTGGGATTTTGTACAAACGAATTGGCGGATCTCGAACCCTTCAATTATACTCATTAGGAGCGTTAGTTTCGGCGTCTGCATATTTAATGCTACACTTGCTGTACCTGAAAGATGCAATGCCCAAAAAAg gtAACCGAGAAGGCATTGAATACAAATGTCCAAACGATGCCGAAGACTCGAATctagatgaaaaagaaataacaatttgtcaataa
- the LOC124307997 gene encoding F-box/WD repeat-containing protein 4-like, with protein MTDVLHLDELPSDVLIIIFDFCHAFDLVRLSEVCTRFHDILRSDVCWIKKSKRALVTNQSSKRFRERCYTLLPLRNKWHVSQNWKDGRYAKRTYLTQKAKLMPWLQLTANTLWWGAGTQIFGFRRYARFNPVDPIFKIDTHNSDVCRFVVRDWIVLAGFRDGSIRCWDGITNKEIFNAQNTHASDVDAVDLTSDVIITGSRDRTVKIWPTRINDNSSPLAAINLLDRIWSIAADPTGHTFCAGSAGNNNVAPLHIFDVECGGEVNVFRQRWRKGAGILDIIWNDPQTLLTCGYDTCIRKWDIRSGTCVGAWADPTDATVYCLSTDYRYTMVSGTQFNGEAVLWDQRKFKYIQMYQHRCSSPVYSISFDNCYLYGAMDQCLFQLKFSGYGYEEKNYRNLF; from the exons ATGACAGATGTCTTGCATCTGGACGAATTGCCGTCTGACGTTTTGATcataatatttgatttttgccATGCCTTCGACTTGGTGCGCCTCAGTGAAGTGTGCACACGGTTCCACGATATTCTCAGAAGCGATGTGTGTTGGATTAAAAAGAGTAAACGGGCACTAGTGACCAACCAGTCCTCGAAAAGATTCCGCGAAAG atgCTACACCTTACTTCCTCTGCGAAACAAATGGCACGTATCGCAAAATTGGAAAGATGGAAGATACGCCAAGCGTACTTATCTCACTCAAAAGGCTAAGTTGATGCCATGGCTTCAACTCACTGCAAACACTCTGTGGTGGGGTGCCGGTACTCAGATTTTCGGTTTCAGACGTTACGCACGGTTTAATCCGGTTGATCCGATATTCAAGATTGATACGCACAATTCAGACGTCTGTCGATTTGTTGTGAGGGACTGGATAGTGCTCGCCGGATTCAg AGATGGCAGCATACGTTGCTGGGATGGAATTACGaacaaagaaatattcaaCGCGCAAAATACTCATGCCTCTGACGTAGACGCGGTAGACTTGACCTCGGATGTGATTATCACTGGTTCACGAGACCGAACTGTTAAG ATTTGGCCAACTAGGATCAACGACAACAGTTCACCGTTGGCAGCTATTAATTTATTGGATAGAATTTGGTCGATAGCAGCAGACCCAACGGGTCATACATTCTGTGCTGGTTCAGCCGGTAATAACAACGTAGCACCTCTACACATATTTGACGTAGAATG CGGGGGGGAAGTTAACGTATTTAGACAACGGTGGAGAAAAGGAGCTGGTATTTTGGACATTATTTGGAATGATCCTCAGACATTGCTCACCTGTGGTTATGACACGTGTATCAGAAAATGGGATATCAg GTCAGGAACCTGTGTAGGAGCCTGGGCAGATCCAACTGATGCTACAGTTTATTGCCTATCAACGGATTACCGCTACACCATGGTTTCTGGGACACAGTTTAACGGAGAAGCTGTGCTCTGGGatcaaagaaaattcaaatacataCAG ATGTATCAGCATCGCTGCTCAAGTCCGGTGTATAGCATATCTTTCGACAACTGTTACCTGTATGGAGCAATGGACCAGTGCctgtttcaattaaaattctcTGGATACGGATACGAGGAAAAGAATTATCGTAACTTATTTTGA
- the LOC124307607 gene encoding major facilitator superfamily domain-containing protein 6 isoform X1: protein MKMARFKLNYSQLPVKAHFFFFMAAMGPILPFLPVYGKQLGVSPVVMGSITAILPILFMIAKPMFGLLVDYFRSCRKVLFIALLAATSLAFMFLHFLPSLPGPILPEDHAFRGVSCSTMDACNFQEIEIPETCFSGRIINCNWTCSDSFSFTQPIYFAGDHRGNLSRSSTCLASRRVNVDYISSERQNETKIDCTTIENFDRDICNVTCERLEENLELSSCLYTSATFWGFVLLMSLGNIGFNISNCVSDAICFDVLGDDGQMGYGRQRVWGTIGFGVAAFLAGFAVDAWSQGQTKVYTPAFILIFIFTCLDLACCVKLELPIMSKSENILNDVWKLLRHKPIAIFLCFATLAGILDSFVIYFLFWYVEDLAETTGDMGQIKLIEGLIVAAETLGGEVIFFSLSGAILKKIGFGYSFVFCFCCYSLRLGLISLAPTPWWILPIEFFMQGPTYALCYTTIVAYASVVSPPGTSATVQGIVAGMDDGLGFAVGSLVGGILYKRIGGSRTLQLYSLGALVSASAYLMLHLLYLKDAMPKKGNREGIEYKCPNDAEDSNLDEKEITICQ, encoded by the exons AT GAAAATGGCCAGGTTTAAGTTGAATTACAGTCAGCTGCCGGTGAAGGCgcacttcttcttcttcatggCCG CGATGGGACCGATCTTACCGTTTCTACCGGTTTACGGAAAACAGTTAGGTGTATCGCCGGTAGTGATGGGCAGCATAACTGCTATTCTGCCGATTTTGTTTATGATAGCAAAGCCGATGTTTGGTCTGCTCGTTGACTACTTCCGCTCTTGCCGGAAGGTACTCTTCATCGCTCTGCTTGCAGCGACCAGCTTGGCTTTCATGTTTCTACATTTCCTCCCTAGCCTACCGGGGCCCATTTTACCCGAAGATCATGCTTTCCGGGGAGTTTCCTGTTCGACAATGGACGCATGCAATTTCCAG GAAATCGAAATACCAGAGACCTGTTTTTCCGGACGAATTATCAACTGCAACTGGACTTGTTCAGACAGTTTCAGTTTCACTCAGCCCATCTACTTCGCCGGCGATCACAGAGGGAATTTATCCCGAAGTTCAACCTGTTTGGCAAGTAGACGGGTCAATGTTGATTATATTAGTTCCGAACGTCagaacgaaacgaaaattgaTTGCACTACGATCGAAAATTTCGATCGCGACATTTGTAACGTAACTTGCGAACGACTGGAGGAGAATCTCGAGTTGTCAAGCTGTCTTTACACCTCGGCAACGTTTTGGGGATTCGTGCTTCTCATGTCCCTCGGGAATATCGGCTTCAACATCTCCAACTGCGTCAGCGATGCAATCTGCTTTGACGTTCTcg ggGATGACGGACAGATGGGATATGGAAGGCAAAGGGTATGGGGAACGATTGGATTTGGTGTCGCAGCGTTTCTCGCTGGATTTGCCGTGGATGCGTGGTCTCAGGGTCAGACCAAAGTTTACACACCCGCCTTTAtcctcatttttattttcacctgcTTGGACCTTGCTTGCTGTGTCAAGTTGGAG CTACCAATCATGTCCAAATCGGAGAACATCTTAAATGACGTATGGAAGCTATTGCGTCACAAGCCAATTGCGATATTTTTGTGCTTTGCAACTCTGGCTGGAATTCTCGACAGTTTTGtcatttactttttattctg GTATGTCGAGGATCTAGCAGAGACAACGGGTGACATGGGACAGATAAAACTGATCGAGGGTTTGATTGTAGCTGCTGAAACTTTGGGAGGAGAAGTTATCTTCTTTTCCCTGTCTG GTgcaatattgaagaaaatcgGGTTCGGGTACAGTTTTGTATTCTGTTTCTGCTGCTACTCGCTTCGACTGGGTCTCATCTCCTTGGCACCGACTCCTTGGTGGATACTTCCAATCGAGTTTTTCATGCAGGGCCCGACTTACGCTCTCTGCTACACGACTATAGTCGCTTATGCAAGCGTCGTATCGCCCCCGGGAACCTCTGCAACAGTTCAAGGCATAGTTGCTGGAATGGACGACGGCTTAG GATTCGCAGTGGGAAGTCTAGTCGGTGGGATTTTGTACAAACGAATTGGCGGATCTCGAACCCTTCAATTATACTCATTAGGAGCGTTAGTTTCGGCGTCTGCATATTTAATGCTACACTTGCTGTACCTGAAAGATGCAATGCCCAAAAAAg gtAACCGAGAAGGCATTGAATACAAATGTCCAAACGATGCCGAAGACTCGAATctagatgaaaaagaaataacaatttgtcaataa